A genomic window from Clostridium aceticum includes:
- a CDS encoding cobalamin B12-binding domain-containing protein, whose amino-acid sequence MAKWDQLTKAIGDLEEKKVMKILNKFVATNPSDKEVQEVIDACHKGMARVGDSFERGDYFVGDLIFSGEVLSEALDLLKPILKNDTSAKTGKILLGTVHGDLHDIGKNIFKSMASAAGFEVYDIGIDQSVGAFVNKVREVQPDIVGMSGVLTVALEAMKHTVDGLKEAGLRNDIKIILGGNPVTKEACQYIGGDAYTTNAAEGVRICRGWIK is encoded by the coding sequence ATGGCTAAGTGGGATCAGTTGACAAAAGCAATAGGTGACTTAGAAGAAAAAAAAGTAATGAAAATACTTAATAAATTTGTAGCTACGAATCCATCAGATAAGGAAGTCCAAGAAGTCATTGATGCATGTCATAAAGGAATGGCTAGAGTAGGAGATAGTTTTGAAAGAGGAGATTACTTTGTGGGAGATTTAATTTTCTCTGGAGAAGTACTTTCCGAAGCACTTGATTTATTAAAGCCAATTTTGAAAAACGATACTTCTGCCAAAACAGGAAAAATTCTTTTAGGAACTGTTCACGGGGATTTACATGATATTGGTAAAAACATCTTTAAGAGTATGGCAAGTGCTGCCGGTTTTGAAGTGTATGATATAGGAATAGACCAATCAGTAGGTGCCTTTGTGAATAAGGTAAGAGAAGTACAACCAGATATTGTTGGTATGAGTGGTGTTTTAACAGTGGCTTTAGAGGCTATGAAGCATACTGTTGATGGTTTGAAGGAAGCGGGCTTGAGAAATGATATAAAAATTATTTTAGGTGGTAATCCTGTCACAAAAGAAGCTTGTCAATATATCGGAGGGGATGCATATACCACCAATGCAGCTGAAGGAGTTAGAATATGTCGAGGCTGGATTAAATAA
- a CDS encoding uroporphyrinogen decarboxylase family protein, whose product MTDIKQLQKDRQQLFTDLYEGRIPKRVPIMYNIGWEAAIQLAGYDLKQAQWDNSIVYDVYDKACSRLYGDLIPVAMTLRNPMHYQMLGSKAIIMSSSGQMQHPEIACLEPSEYDEFIQDPYKMMVDKLLPRLYKALDVSPGQRALALGKAFKAYNDEAGFYVGTIGKIVEKYGYAAIPTHGFGEAPFDFLADFLRSFSGVSMDVRRMPEKVIEACEAITPHMIKLLVHMNPNPSVLKKAFIPLHMAPYLNQKQFDKFYWPTFKKVIDAMVEAGQGVDLFVEHDWMRYIDYLADLPGRVRMRFEYGDPKIIKEKLGGKHIISGLYPLTLLKTATKEECIDKAKELIDILAPGGGYMFEFDKSALSMDDVNIDNLIAVTEYVRDHAIY is encoded by the coding sequence ATGACGGATATCAAACAACTCCAAAAGGATAGACAACAACTATTTACGGATCTGTACGAAGGAAGGATTCCTAAACGAGTACCTATTATGTACAATATCGGTTGGGAAGCAGCTATACAACTGGCAGGTTACGATTTAAAACAAGCACAATGGGACAATAGTATTGTTTATGATGTGTATGATAAAGCTTGTTCAAGACTTTACGGGGACTTAATACCTGTAGCAATGACTCTGCGAAATCCTATGCATTATCAAATGTTAGGATCTAAAGCTATCATTATGTCTAGTTCGGGACAAATGCAGCATCCTGAGATTGCATGTTTAGAACCATCGGAATATGATGAATTTATTCAAGATCCTTATAAAATGATGGTGGATAAATTATTACCAAGATTATACAAGGCATTAGACGTATCCCCAGGACAAAGAGCACTTGCTTTAGGGAAAGCATTTAAAGCATATAATGATGAAGCTGGCTTCTATGTTGGCACAATAGGGAAAATTGTTGAAAAGTACGGTTATGCTGCAATACCTACCCATGGTTTTGGAGAGGCACCTTTTGATTTCTTAGCTGACTTTTTACGTTCCTTCTCAGGTGTTAGCATGGACGTAAGAAGAATGCCAGAAAAGGTTATAGAAGCTTGTGAAGCTATTACGCCACACATGATTAAGTTATTGGTACATATGAATCCCAATCCATCTGTTTTGAAGAAGGCCTTTATACCATTACATATGGCACCTTACTTAAATCAAAAGCAGTTTGACAAGTTCTATTGGCCAACCTTTAAAAAGGTGATTGACGCTATGGTTGAAGCGGGTCAAGGGGTAGACCTATTTGTAGAACATGATTGGATGAGATATATTGATTATCTTGCAGATCTTCCTGGTAGAGTCCGAATGAGATTTGAGTATGGTGATCCTAAAATCATTAAGGAAAAGCTTGGAGGAAAGCATATTATATCTGGGTTATATCCACTAACACTGCTTAAAACTGCTACGAAGGAAGAGTGTATTGACAAAGCTAAGGAGTTAATAGATATTTTAGCACCTGGCGGTGGGTATATGTTTGAGTTTGATAAGTCCGCTTTAAGTATGGATGATGTCAATATAGATAACTTAATTGCAGTAACCGAGTATGTTAGAGATCACGCAATCTATTAA
- a CDS encoding TetR/AcrR family transcriptional regulator codes for MAQYKKGMDTKHKILFVSKKLFVENGYTDTSCKKICEEADVNLGLIHYHYKSKKNIASTIYGYFLIEVKEFVKRIMSEEFNNYELKYATAVENWIFLNLLLGDERYRRFYYEICKENFLVDENTKIVEFFYKLHVNTYNLNITPNEVKLIRVANASLTTGLVSKYVENYFNMTLNELCEYKIRNMYRFMKLKEDQIDDIVHVSYDTYKKIDVKLTDYFKLTQES; via the coding sequence ATGGCACAATATAAAAAAGGCATGGACACAAAACATAAAATTCTATTTGTTTCAAAAAAGTTGTTTGTAGAAAATGGTTACACCGATACCTCCTGTAAAAAAATTTGTGAAGAAGCTGATGTAAACTTAGGCCTTATTCACTATCACTATAAAAGCAAAAAAAATATCGCTTCCACGATCTATGGTTATTTTCTTATTGAAGTGAAGGAATTCGTAAAGCGAATAATGAGTGAGGAGTTCAACAATTATGAATTAAAGTATGCAACAGCTGTTGAAAATTGGATTTTTCTTAATTTACTTTTAGGTGACGAGCGCTATAGAAGATTCTACTATGAAATATGTAAAGAAAACTTTTTAGTAGATGAAAATACAAAAATTGTGGAGTTTTTTTATAAGTTACATGTCAACACCTATAACTTAAACATTACGCCAAATGAAGTGAAGTTAATTCGTGTTGCAAATGCATCACTTACCACGGGATTAGTTAGTAAGTATGTGGAAAATTATTTTAACATGACACTAAATGAACTATGTGAATATAAAATACGCAACATGTATCGTTTTATGAAATTAAAAGAGGATCAGATTGATGATATCGTTCATGTTTCATACGATACCTATAAAAAGATTGATGTGAAGCTAACAGATTACTTTAAACTAACTCAGGAAAGTTAG